Proteins encoded by one window of Hafnia alvei:
- a CDS encoding flagellin, whose translation MALSIFTNASSMASTNALNKSNSLLSTSMERLGTGKRINSAADDAAGMQIASRLQGQTNGMTVAKRNIADATSMLQTAEGAFDEVSNIMYRMKDLATQAANDTNSTEDRASLQSEFDQLNSELGNIMDNTSFGGTKLLSGGTGLASTGGLNFQIGSSNAETLNVNVSSQLSGLTKTIGTAATTNPSGATVPGTGLGALKLDSATNASGAIASLESALKDVGSLRSTLGANINRLGHTSANLANMQDNTELALGNIRDADFASEASTMTRQQMLAQTSMSMLKQSNSMSGMVMSLLG comes from the coding sequence ATGGCTTTATCTATCTTTACCAATGCCTCTTCCATGGCTTCTACGAACGCGCTGAATAAATCTAACAGCCTGCTGTCCACATCGATGGAACGACTGGGTACCGGCAAGCGTATCAACTCTGCGGCAGATGACGCAGCAGGCATGCAGATCGCTTCCCGTCTGCAGGGCCAGACTAACGGCATGACCGTTGCAAAACGTAACATTGCCGATGCAACTTCTATGCTGCAGACCGCTGAAGGCGCATTCGATGAAGTGAGCAACATCATGTACCGCATGAAAGACCTGGCAACTCAGGCAGCGAACGACACGAACTCCACTGAAGACCGTGCATCCCTGCAGTCTGAATTCGATCAGCTGAACTCTGAGCTGGGCAACATCATGGATAACACTAGCTTCGGTGGTACCAAACTGCTGAGCGGCGGTACTGGTTTGGCTAGCACTGGTGGCCTGAACTTCCAGATCGGTTCTAGCAACGCAGAAACGCTGAATGTTAATGTTTCTAGCCAGCTGTCTGGCTTAACCAAAACTATCGGTACAGCAGCAACCACTAACCCAAGTGGTGCAACTGTCCCTGGTACTGGTCTGGGAGCGTTGAAACTGGATTCTGCGACTAATGCTTCTGGCGCCATTGCAAGCCTGGAAAGCGCTCTGAAAGACGTTGGTTCCCTGCGTTCAACATTGGGTGCCAACATTAACCGTCTGGGCCACACCTCTGCGAACCTGGCAAACATGCAGGACAACACCGAGCTGGCACTGGGCAACATCCGCGATGCGGACTTCGCGTCTGAAGCGTCAACCATGACGCGTCAGCAGATGTTGGCACAGACCAGCATGTCTATGCTGAAGCAGTCAAACAGCATGTCAGGCATGGTAATGTCTCTGCTGGGCTAA
- a CDS encoding flagellin — protein MALSIFTNASSMASTNALNKSNSLLSTSMERLGTGKRINSAADDAAGMQIASRLQGQTNGMTVAKRNIADATSMLQTAEGAFDEVSNIMYRMKDLATQAANDTNSSEDRASLQSEFDQLNSELGNIMSNTSYGGTKLLSGTTGLASTGGLNFQIGSSNAETLNVNVSSQLSGLTKTIGTAATTNPSGTTVPGTGLGALKLNSATSASGAIADLEGALKEVGSLRSSLGANINRLGHTSANLANMQDNTELALGNIRDADFASEASTMTRQQMLAQTSMSMLKQSNSMSGMVMSLLG, from the coding sequence ATGGCTTTATCTATCTTTACCAATGCCTCTTCCATGGCTTCTACGAACGCGCTGAATAAATCTAACAGCCTGCTGTCTACGTCGATGGAACGACTGGGTACCGGCAAGCGTATCAACTCTGCGGCAGATGATGCAGCAGGCATGCAGATCGCTTCCCGTCTGCAGGGCCAGACTAACGGCATGACCGTCGCAAAACGCAACATCGCCGATGCAACTTCTATGTTGCAGACCGCTGAAGGCGCATTCGATGAAGTCAGCAACATCATGTACCGCATGAAAGACTTAGCCACTCAGGCAGCGAACGACACTAACTCAAGTGAAGACCGTGCATCCCTGCAGTCTGAATTCGATCAGCTGAACTCTGAGCTGGGCAACATTATGAGCAACACCAGCTACGGCGGCACTAAACTGCTGAGCGGTACTACAGGTCTGGCTAGCACTGGTGGCCTGAACTTCCAGATCGGTTCTAGCAACGCAGAAACGCTGAATGTTAATGTTTCTAGCCAGTTGTCTGGCTTAACCAAAACTATCGGTACAGCAGCAACCACTAACCCAAGTGGTACAACTGTCCCTGGTACTGGTCTGGGAGCGTTGAAACTGAATTCTGCGACGAGTGCTTCTGGCGCTATCGCTGATTTGGAAGGCGCGCTAAAAGAAGTTGGTTCTCTGCGTTCATCTCTGGGTGCGAACATCAACCGTCTGGGGCATACCTCTGCGAACCTAGCAAACATGCAGGACAATACCGAGCTGGCGCTGGGCAACATCCGCGATGCCGACTTCGCTTCTGAAGCATCAACCATGACGCGTCAGCAGATGTTGGCACAAACCAGCATGTCTATGCTGAAGCAGTCAAACAGCATGTCAGGCATGGTGATGTCTCTGCTGGGCTAA
- the fliD gene encoding flagellar filament capping protein FliD, with the protein MSDFTSIDPQTMATQLASYDVMALQAALKKQQTSLTGQQDALKALKSAMTDFRTALTALNKTNNGLLTNKVTTSLDNIANVTANSNATKGTYNLYVEQLAGSHQVAFDDMTDDAVNNATGTFTLEVNGKSIDIEMDGLETMSDLARAINKTNDGSEKSPAITASLIRTDGEVKLMLSSDKTGAENELKLSGDIPAEMDSGKKTTISEAKDAIVYLGGNDTGLKITNSTNKLDGVIDGVTVELNQAQKVGDAPLRINVNTDTSETETQVKAFIDAYNTMRDSLGKLTASGSGGKDRGAFAGDAGIASLERELNNMVRTNIDGLDMTKFGITADKDGKLELDSEKLEKMLTDNPTQLTALFNGNDGLIKKMDKSLDKYLNSTNGVIKGRQESLDRQETQLTDRSEKISTRYENSYNRYLKQFTQLQQVMSQMNNTMSMFGLV; encoded by the coding sequence ATGTCAGATTTTACGAGTATTGACCCACAGACCATGGCAACGCAGTTGGCTAGCTACGATGTTATGGCATTGCAGGCAGCCCTGAAGAAACAGCAAACGTCGTTAACCGGCCAGCAAGATGCGTTAAAAGCGCTGAAAAGTGCCATGACGGATTTCCGCACCGCATTAACGGCGCTGAATAAAACCAATAATGGCCTGCTGACCAATAAGGTCACCACCAGTTTAGACAATATTGCCAATGTCACCGCCAACTCCAACGCCACCAAAGGAACATACAACCTTTACGTTGAGCAACTGGCGGGCTCGCATCAGGTGGCGTTCGACGATATGACCGATGATGCCGTCAACAACGCGACGGGCACCTTCACGCTTGAGGTCAATGGCAAGTCTATTGATATCGAGATGGATGGTCTAGAGACCATGTCAGATCTGGCTCGAGCCATCAACAAAACCAACGATGGCTCAGAGAAAAGCCCAGCGATCACCGCATCGCTAATCCGCACCGACGGCGAAGTTAAGCTGATGCTCAGCAGTGATAAAACCGGTGCAGAAAACGAACTTAAGCTGAGTGGCGATATTCCGGCTGAAATGGATTCAGGTAAGAAAACCACGATCTCTGAAGCCAAAGACGCCATCGTTTATTTGGGTGGTAACGATACAGGCCTGAAAATTACTAACAGTACCAATAAGTTAGACGGTGTTATTGACGGCGTGACCGTTGAGCTGAATCAGGCACAGAAGGTTGGTGATGCGCCACTGCGTATCAACGTCAACACCGACACCAGTGAAACTGAAACACAGGTAAAAGCATTCATCGATGCCTATAACACGATGCGTGATTCACTTGGCAAATTAACCGCTAGCGGCAGCGGTGGAAAAGATCGTGGTGCCTTTGCCGGTGATGCGGGAATTGCATCGTTAGAGCGTGAACTGAACAACATGGTTCGTACCAATATCGATGGTTTGGACATGACTAAGTTCGGCATCACCGCGGATAAAGACGGCAAGTTAGAACTCGACAGCGAAAAGCTCGAGAAAATGCTGACAGATAACCCGACGCAGCTGACCGCGCTGTTTAACGGCAATGACGGCCTTATCAAGAAAATGGATAAGTCGCTGGATAAATATCTGAACAGCACCAACGGCGTGATTAAGGGCCGTCAAGAATCTCTGGATCGTCAGGAAACGCAGCTGACTGACCGCAGTGAAAAAATTAGCACCCGTTATGAGAACTCTTATAACCGTTATCTGAAGCAGTTTACCCAGTTGCAACAGGTGATGTCTCAGATGAACAACACGATGAGTATGTTTGGCTTAGTCTAA
- the fliS gene encoding flagellar export chaperone FliS, whose product MYGTQQEGYGLYQDSDLAIQAAAATPHQLVLMLFSGLMDELVRAKSHIVAKRYERKVQSINKCIDILNALTSALDYEKGGDLALSLANLYDYCVYRLYDASHKLSVEYIDEVEAILNNLREGWEEMGKQNG is encoded by the coding sequence ATGTACGGAACTCAACAGGAAGGATACGGCCTTTATCAGGATTCAGATCTGGCGATTCAGGCCGCCGCCGCGACCCCTCATCAGCTGGTTCTTATGCTGTTTAGCGGTCTCATGGATGAACTGGTTCGCGCCAAGAGCCACATTGTTGCCAAGCGCTATGAACGTAAAGTTCAGAGCATTAATAAGTGCATCGATATTCTCAATGCGCTGACAAGCGCGCTGGATTACGAAAAGGGTGGTGACTTGGCCTTGAGCTTGGCAAACCTGTATGACTACTGCGTTTACCGTCTTTATGACGCTAGCCACAAGCTGTCGGTTGAATACATTGATGAAGTGGAAGCCATCCTCAACAACCTGCGTGAAGGTTGGGAAGAGATGGGTAAGCAGAATGGATGA